The Bdellovibrio sp. GT3 genome contains the following window.
GTATCGAAAACGTAGTTCTTGAATACTGGCAAGATGCTGACCAAAAAGGTGAGTCTTACTTCCCACACGAATTCATGTACAAAATCCTTCTTTCCGGGAAATTGAATCAGTACTTCCAAATCGATCCAAAAAATTCTTGGTTGTTGGCTGCTGCTGAAAAAAATCTTCCAATGGTTGTTCCAGGTTGGGAAGACTCCACTTTGGGTAACATCTTCACTGGTCACATCATCAAAGGTGACATCAAAAAATCGACTACTGTTAAAGGTGGTATCGAATACATGAAAACTTGGGCTGAGTGGTATATGTCAGCTTCAAGAAAAGCTCCAGTAGGCTTCTTCCAAATCGGTGGTGGTATCGCTGGTGACTTCCCAATTTGCGTAGTTCCAATGTTGGAACAAGACTTGGGTCACGAAGACATTCCTCTATGGAGCTACTTCGCGCAAATTTCTGACTCTACTACTTCTTACGGTTCGTACTCTGGTGCGATCCCGAACGAGAAAATCACTTGGGGTAAACTAGCTCCAACGACTCCTTCGTACATCGTTGAGTCCGATGCAACTATCGTTGCACCGTTGATCTTCTCTTACGTACTAGGCCTATAGTCTTTCGCCTTGCATCCGAACCATTTTGACCGCTCTTGGTTTTGTGGTTCGAAATTAAAACCCCAGCTGGTGAGGCTGGGGTTTTTTATTTTGTGCATTGCCGCACCCGTAGCGGGTGTGCGTTTGGCAATTTAGGACGCATTTATTGGGTAGCTTCGGCGGATGTGGCCGCCTATTGGCGGTGCTAACGCAGGCTTTTCATCAGCTTTTCCAATTGATCGGCGCAGATGCCCCAGCCTTGGTGAAAGCCCATGTCTTCGTGTTTTTTGCGATCGGTTTCATCCCGGTGCATGGCGATCGCTGTGTATTTGGTTTTTCCGCCACCAGCTGCTTCCATCATTATCGTCGCTGTGAAGTGAAGATCTGCACCTGATACGATATTCTCTACCGGTCGGAAATCCGGCAGCAGACAATCCGTCCAAGTCAGTTTCTTGTTTGGAATCACTTCCAAGAAACAACCCGCATTCGGAAACTTTTCTCCTTCAGGGGACTGCATCACGGTTTTAAAAATACCACCCGGGCGAAGATCCACTTCTGCCTCAGTCACTTTCCAAGGTTCCGGGCAAAACCATTTGCAGAGTAACTCTGGCGTGGTCCAGCCTTTCCATGATTCTTCAGGGGTTATGTCCAAAGTGCGTTCAAGTACCAAATCCAGTTTCGGGTTGATTTTCATGGTGGCTCCTAAATTGGTGTTGCGAGTTTCCTTTGAAAGCTTAAAATGATTTTTACAAGTGCGCGAGAAAATAATCGAATCTTCAGGACGGTCTTCATGAACTTTCAAATGCATCAAAAAGGAAATCAGAAAATTGCAGAGGTTGTTGGGGAAGGTTTATTCATCAGCTCTGCGGCCGACGCCTTTCAGGCGATGATGGACATTTCCTATGAAGCTGGCGTGAAGAAGATGGTTTTTCATCAAGCTAATATGGGTCCTGATTTCTTTGATCTTAAAACAAAAGTTCTGGGCGAGCTGATGCAAAAGGCTGTCAATTATCAAATTCAGGTGGCCTTTGTCGGGAGTTTTTCGAAGATGGAAAGCAAAAGTCTTAAAGATCTAATCTACGAAAGTAACAAAGGCCATCAGCAATTCTTCGCCGAAGACCTTGAAACGGCGTTGGAGCTATTGGCCACTCACGAGTAAGTTCTTATATCGCCACCGCCGTTTGGCGGTGGCTTTGATAGGTGCTATAGTGCTTTCTTGATTGCGGATTCCAAGGTTGTTAATGGACGACCAATCAGGTTCTTCAAGTCAGGGCTTTTCGTGAAGAGTTCCCCTTTGGAGATTCCAACATCAGAGTCAGCCAATGCTTCGGCGAATTGAGTTGGCAAACCGAAACTCATCAACAGTTTCGTGTATTCACCTGCGGGCATATTTTTGTATTCAATTTTTTTGCCGCTTACTTTTGAAACCAGCGCTGCGTATTCCTGCATGGTCATAACATCACCACCCAGTTCGTAAACTGATTTACCGGATGCTTTGTCTGTAATAACAGTCGCGGCAGCTGCGGCGTAGTCCGAACGGGTGGCTGGGTTGAATTTTCCTTCACCTGCGCTGCCGACAACGGCGCCATTTTGCAATGCGCCCGCAAGCTGTTCGGTGTAGTTTTCTATGTACCAGCCATTTCTTAAGAACGCATAAGGAATGCCGGAATCCTTGATCATCTTTTCGGTAAGTTGGTGTTCCTTCGCCAACAGCAGGTGACTGCTGTCTGCATTTAGAATGCTTGTGTAAGCAATAAATTTAACTCCGGCCGACTGGGCCGCTTTCAAAATATTCGTGTGCTGAGCGACTCGTTGGCCCACTTCGCTGCCAGAAATAAACAACAATTTCTCAACGCCCTGAAGAGCCTTGGTCAATAGTTCTGTATTTCCGTAATCAGCTTCGCGAACTTCGATTCCTTTTGAGACAAGGTCCTGGGCTTTGCCTTTGTTTCTGACGATGCCTACAATTTGATTGGCCTTATTGCCTTTGTTCAATAGTTCATCGATGGCCAGTTTACCCAAATGTCCAGTGGCTCCTGTTACTGCGATCATAAATTCTCCTGTTCTTTAGGTCCCGAAAAACGTATCCATGCCCGGTTTTAACGACGATGGAAATCATCGGTGGGAAGTGGAAGCCGATGATTTTGTTTAATCTGCTTTCTGGCACAAAACGTTTCAACGAATTGCAAAGACTGGCGGGGAATCCCTCAGCTCGTGTACTGACTTTACAACTTCGTGAACTTGAAGACGACAAGATTATCAAACGGCATGTCTATGATCAGATACCACCACGTGTAGTATTCTTTGACAAAGAAAGGCCATAGCCTGCATCAGGTATTGGAAACCATGG
Protein-coding sequences here:
- a CDS encoding deoxyhypusine synthase family protein, producing MGPISKFIEHHYRHFNAAALKDAAVGYKKHIDNKGQMLVTLAGAMSTAELGLSLAEMIRQGKVHAISCTGANLEEDVFNLVAHDHYVRIPNYRDLTPADEQKLLEKHLNRVTDTCIPEEEAIRRIENVVLEYWQDADQKGESYFPHEFMYKILLSGKLNQYFQIDPKNSWLLAAAEKNLPMVVPGWEDSTLGNIFTGHIIKGDIKKSTTVKGGIEYMKTWAEWYMSASRKAPVGFFQIGGGIAGDFPICVVPMLEQDLGHEDIPLWSYFAQISDSTTSYGSYSGAIPNEKITWGKLAPTTPSYIVESDATIVAPLIFSYVLGL
- a CDS encoding SRPBCC family protein; its protein translation is MKINPKLDLVLERTLDITPEESWKGWTTPELLCKWFCPEPWKVTEAEVDLRPGGIFKTVMQSPEGEKFPNAGCFLEVIPNKKLTWTDCLLPDFRPVENIVSGADLHFTATIMMEAAGGGKTKYTAIAMHRDETDRKKHEDMGFHQGWGICADQLEKLMKSLR
- a CDS encoding DUF4180 domain-containing protein; translation: MNFQMHQKGNQKIAEVVGEGLFISSAADAFQAMMDISYEAGVKKMVFHQANMGPDFFDLKTKVLGELMQKAVNYQIQVAFVGSFSKMESKSLKDLIYESNKGHQQFFAEDLETALELLATHE
- a CDS encoding SDR family oxidoreductase, producing the protein MIAVTGATGHLGKLAIDELLNKGNKANQIVGIVRNKGKAQDLVSKGIEVREADYGNTELLTKALQGVEKLLFISGSEVGQRVAQHTNILKAAQSAGVKFIAYTSILNADSSHLLLAKEHQLTEKMIKDSGIPYAFLRNGWYIENYTEQLAGALQNGAVVGSAGEGKFNPATRSDYAAAAATVITDKASGKSVYELGGDVMTMQEYAALVSKVSGKKIEYKNMPAGEYTKLLMSFGLPTQFAEALADSDVGISKGELFTKSPDLKNLIGRPLTTLESAIKKAL
- a CDS encoding winged helix-turn-helix transcriptional regulator, with protein sequence MILFNLLSGTKRFNELQRLAGNPSARVLTLQLRELEDDKIIKRHVYDQIPPRVVFFDKERP